In a single window of the Osmerus eperlanus chromosome 2, fOsmEpe2.1, whole genome shotgun sequence genome:
- the LOC134038437 gene encoding LOW QUALITY PROTEIN: collagen alpha-1(XII) chain-like (The sequence of the model RefSeq protein was modified relative to this genomic sequence to represent the inferred CDS: substituted 1 base at 1 genomic stop codon) — protein sequence PGRPGNRGDSGEPGRPGNXGDPGCGNLETEGSRGNPAALGTGGNLAALEPGSPGYWGDPGEPGS from the exons cctggcaggcctgggaaccgaggggactcaggggaacctggcaggcctgggaactgaggggaccctggctgc GGGAACCTGGAAACTGAGGGGTCCCGGGGGAACCCGGCAGCCCTGGGAActggggggaacctggcagccctg gagcccggcagccctggatactggggggacccgggggagcccggcagc